The genomic segment GATGCAAAACAGGTTGAGCGTGCAATCTACAACCTTCTGCTGAACGCGTGCCAGGCGCCGCGCGCGACGGGAAACGCGCCCATTGTTTCGGTTTCAGTTGTCCCGCGCGACGAAGACGTTGTGATCGATGTGGCGGATAATGGTGAAGGCGTTCCCACGGGAATCCGCGATACGCTGTTTGAGCCTTTTGTCAGCGAGGGCAAACACAAAGGGTCTGGCCTTGGGCTGACACTCACTCAGAGTATCGCCGCTGACCATGGCGGCGGAGTGATGCTCGTAAGGAGCCGGCCGGGCGAAACGGTTTTTCGCATGTCAATTGCCCGTGGCAGTTCACGCGCATCCTCAACGTTCGCAAGCCATGCGCGGATGGGGGAGTGATGAGACGCAAGCGCTCTGAAGCAGCACTGATGTGGAAGTCATACGTGCCGGTGGCCACTGCGGCCGCCGTTGTCGTTTTGTCTTTGGCCCCCGGCGCACGTTCGCAGGCAACGCAATCCGCAGATGTGCAGGAGCAGGTGCGCAGAATCAATGACGCGGTGAATCGCGTGCAGGCGCAGATTGATGAGTCACAGCGCGAGCTTGCGGAATTGAAGAGCCAACTAGCTGGATTGCAGGGCGGGACGGCGACAGCCACGTCCGTCGTTACCCAGGAGCAGCCCGCAGCCGCGGAGCTTGCGGCGGCTGTTGCGGGTATTCGCGAGACGCAGGGAATTCACGAGACGCAGCTCGCGACTCTCGATCAGGCGAAGGTGGAAAGCGAATCGAAGTATCCGCTCAAGGTGAGCGGACTGATCCTGATGACTGGCTCCGTCAACACGCAAGGGGTTGACGTGGCGGCTACGCCGACCGTGGCAGTCCACGGGCCGGGCTCCACGGCGGCAACAATTCGCCAGACGGTTCTTGGGCTTGATGCGCAAGGACCGCACTTGTTCGGCGCGACAAGCAGGGCGGATCTCCGATTTGACTTCTTCGCCAGCCCGGGCGGCAATGGTTATGGTGGAAGCACAGCTTTGGGAGTTCTGCGGATGCGCACGGCGCACGCACAGCTTGATTGGCAGCATTCAAAAGCGTATTTCGCGCTCGATCGGCCGCTGATGAGTCCTGATACGCCCACGTCGTTGACAGCCGTTGCGATTCCGCCGCTGGCGTGGTCAGGGACGTTATGGACATGGAATCCGCAGGTTGGCGGCTCGCATGATTTCTTTTCAGATCGAGCGATGAATCTACGTACGGAGGCGGCGCTGATTTTCGTTGCCGATCCGCCGCAGCTTTATGGAACGGCGCAGTCGGGAGGTTATGGACCTCCGAGCACGACAGAGCAATCGCGGTGGCCGGGAGCGCAGGCACGGCTGGCACTGGTGCATACAGGAGAGGGAGAGGGCGCGCACTTCGGAATTGGCGGTTTTGTTGCTCCGCACCTTTTGCCGCAGCCGAAGCGATTCAACTCATGGGCGGTAACGGCTGATTTCAATTTTCCTGTTACGCGCTTCACCCGACTCTCGGGTAGCTCCTATTACGGACAGGCGCTGGGTGGGCTTGGTGAGGGCGCGTTCAAGGACTATGCTGCGCGCATTTACCACAACGAGTGGTATTACCGCGCACTGGACGATATGGGTGGATGGGTGCAGTGGAAACAGCGCGCCGGCGAGCGTCTCGAATTCAATGAGGCGTTCGGCATGGATAACGTTCCGGCGCACCAGCTGCGGCCCTATACGTTCACAAATGCAGACAGCTACTACAATCTTGCACGCAATCGCACGATCAGCGGGAATGTGATTTACAGCCCCAGCGCGTACCTTCTGTTTACGCTGGAATATCGTCGCATTGCGTCGTCATTTGTGAACTCGCCGACAGAGTACAGCGATGTGATTGGACTTGGCACGGGGTACAAGTTTTGATGCGCGCGACACGGCGGCTCGCACATAGATGGGCGGCCGGTTGCATGCTGCTGTCGCCGGTGGTGATCACCGCTCAGCAGTCGCCAACCGAAGAGGTTCACGTTCAGGTGCAGTTGCCGGAATCGCCGACGGCGAAAGGGCACGGACCTGCGACGGTAGTGTGGCTCGAAGCGGCAGACAAACGGTCCAGCGTCCATCCGGCTTCTCCCGGGCGGTTCACTCTGCTTCAGAAGAACCGGATGTTCTCGCCGCATCTGCTCGTCGTCCCAGTGGGCAGTGTCGTTTCGTTTCCAAACGCCGATCCTTTCTTTCATAACGTCTTCTCTTATTTTAATGGGAAGCGTTTCGATCTTGGATTGTATGAAGCCGGAACGTCGAAAGAGATTACGTTCTCGCGCGAGGGCGTGTCGTACATCTTCTGCAATATTCATCCGGAGATGAGCGCGGTGATCCTCACGATAGACACGCCGCTCTACGGCGTGGCCGATTCTTCGGCGCGCGTCGCGATCCGCAATGTGCCGCATGGTGAGTATCTTTTGCACGTATGGGTGGAGGGCCTGATGCAGCCGGCGCTCGACCGAACGATACGCCGAGTCCAGGTAAGCGCTGACGGCACAAACTCAATTACGGTGGATGCAAGAAGCGCGCCTCTGCAGCCGGCGAAGCATCTCAATAAATTCGGTCAGCCGTACGATCACATCACGAGCGCTCCCTACTAGCAACGGGTCCGCCCATCGAATACTTTCCCTACACGGCTCCGGCGTGCTGAGCTTCGGCGGTGCTGGCGCGTTCGCGAATACCGAGGAACAGAAGTGCAGCGCCTATAGCGAATGCGGCATTGGAGAGAAGCACGGACCTGTAGCCGAACTGAACGATGCAGATGCCAGTGAGAGCCTGCGTGCCGGCCTGGCAGAGGGCGCCGCTCAGGTTCTGTACTGCCGAAGCTGTGCTGCGCTCGGATTCAGGGATGCGATTCATCAGAAGGTTGTAGATTCCGGGGCTGCACATGAAGAGCATCGCGTTGTAGGCGAGATAGAAGCCCACAGCGGCGCGCGGCATGGTTGTCGCGCCGATCAGTGCGAGGAAGAGTGCCGTGCCGATCTGGGCGATGACAATTCCTTTGACCAATCCGCGCCGGCTGAACATCAGCGGCGCGCCGAGGACTGCAACGAATTGAGCTAGTTGCGAGGCGGAGAAGATCATTCCCACCTGCACCAGCGGGATCTTGAGCACCTGTTGAAGGTAGATCGCGCCAAATGCGGGAAAGGAGCCCGTGACCACATTCCAGAGCACGAATGGCGGAAGAAAGCGCAGCAGGAAGGGATGAAGGCGCAGGCGCTGACCGGGCGCGGGCAGGCGATCGCGCAGCTTGAGCTTTAGCAGCGGCCAGACTCCTGTAAGGATCAGGCCGCACGCAAGCAGCAGAACGACGCGGATTCCGCTCACGATGGACTGGTGGCTTCCAGCTTTGTGCAGCAGCTCTGGGATGTATCCGCCGAGCAGGCCAGCGAATGTTCCCATGCCGATGCCGGTGGCGAACATGATGCTGAATCCCGATGTTCTGTTACGGTCGTCGGTTAGCGAGGCAACTGCGGGGGAGAAGCAGATGGGCCAGCAGCACATTGCCATTCCGGTCGCGAATGCAAGCGCGATTTGAGCCGTGCCCGACAGAATCAACACGCGAGCGATACACAGCGAGGGCGCGGCGATGAACGAGAACAGCAGGAGCGGACGGATTCCGAGTCGCCGGGCCAGGAAGGTTGCAGGCAAGGTGGCAACGACATTGCCGAGCGTGAGAGAGGCGGCAATGTTGCCGACTACCCGCTCGTTGAAATGCAGATCGGTTAAATAGAGATTGAACAGAAACAAGAACAGGCCGAATCCGAGATCGAAGAAGAATGCCGCCGCGAAGAATGTCCAGAAATCCGGACTGAAGCGGTGGCGGATGCGCTTCCAGCGCGTGAGGCGTATCTCCCGTTTGCGGGAACGAGCAATGACGAGCGACGCCATCAGCATCCCTCGCGCGCAAGGGTTTCGAGCCGTTCCACAGCCCAGTCCAGATCGTTGTAGCGAAGCTCGTAGACGCCTAAACGCAGAAGATCGTCGATTGCTTCGGAATGATTCTGTGCGGTGAAAGGCATGCAGAGTATCTGCTGCATCATGTACATGCGGGCGACCGGCGTGGGGAACGGAGCAAGCTCCTGCGTGGCCACATTGCGCTTGAGGAAGACGATCCTTTGCACATGCGCTGTGTTCGAAGTGGCAATCTGCGCGATGTCGAATGTGGATAGCTCGACGGAGGGCTTGCCCACGCCCGCGCGCTCCATGAGGTCGCGACCGCGGAGTTCAGGGAAGAGCGCTTCAGCAGTAGGGCGAAAGCGAACCTGGCAGCAGTTGCCCACCACGAGGCGATCGTCGCGGCCATGTAGAAGATAACTGCCGTCGTCTGTCACGTAGGTGAAGCCGGCGCGGGCGCAGGCATACGAGAGGGTCGTTTTGCCTGCGCCCGAGTCGCCGCACAACAGAATGCCGGTGCCGTTCAGCGAGACGCACGCTCCATGAATGCCGGTTGCAGAGCGGCCGGAGATGCCGCCCATTGCACACGATTCCAGGAAGAAGTAGCGAAAGTAATCGCGATGGTTCAACGCGGCCGTCGTGATCCACACCAACGAGTAGCCAAGGGAGTGATCGCTGATGGCGAAGTTCTCTCCATCGGCGATGTTGGTGAGAAGGTGATCGCGCACGCGACACACGGGAGTGGGAGGGCAGAGGAGAGAATCAGTGGATGCCACGCCGATGTTGATCTGCACCGGTTCCGTGTCGAACAGTTTTGTGAAGGAGCCCCAGCTCTCTTCTGCGCATGTCAGAACCTCTTCGCAATTGGTTGAAACGGTGACAGGAAATCCAAGAGGGTAGAAAGTCTTGCTGAGCGAAAACGGCGTGCGTGCGAGGGTCGGATCGCCGGTCTCGAGCTGCTCGC from the Occallatibacter riparius genome contains:
- a CDS encoding MFS transporter; this encodes MASLVIARSRKREIRLTRWKRIRHRFSPDFWTFFAAAFFFDLGFGLFLFLFNLYLTDLHFNERVVGNIAASLTLGNVVATLPATFLARRLGIRPLLLFSFIAAPSLCIARVLILSGTAQIALAFATGMAMCCWPICFSPAVASLTDDRNRTSGFSIMFATGIGMGTFAGLLGGYIPELLHKAGSHQSIVSGIRVVLLLACGLILTGVWPLLKLKLRDRLPAPGQRLRLHPFLLRFLPPFVLWNVVTGSFPAFGAIYLQQVLKIPLVQVGMIFSASQLAQFVAVLGAPLMFSRRGLVKGIVIAQIGTALFLALIGATTMPRAAVGFYLAYNAMLFMCSPGIYNLLMNRIPESERSTASAVQNLSGALCQAGTQALTGICIVQFGYRSVLLSNAAFAIGAALLFLGIRERASTAEAQHAGAV
- a CDS encoding HPr kinase/phosphorylase; amino-acid sequence: MSTEQLKFAWLRGEQLETGDPTLARTPFSLSKTFYPLGFPVTVSTNCEEVLTCAEESWGSFTKLFDTEPVQINIGVASTDSLLCPPTPVCRVRDHLLTNIADGENFAISDHSLGYSLVWITTAALNHRDYFRYFFLESCAMGGISGRSATGIHGACVSLNGTGILLCGDSGAGKTTLSYACARAGFTYVTDDGSYLLHGRDDRLVVGNCCQVRFRPTAEALFPELRGRDLMERAGVGKPSVELSTFDIAQIATSNTAHVQRIVFLKRNVATQELAPFPTPVARMYMMQQILCMPFTAQNHSEAIDDLLRLGVYELRYNDLDWAVERLETLAREGC